A stretch of DNA from Micromonospora sp. WMMD1155:
ACCCGACGGGTCCGGCTCGGCACCACAGTGCTCATCGTCCCCTACCGGCATCCGCTGCTCACCGCCCGGATGGCGGCCAACCTCAACCGTCTCAGCGGGGGTCGGCTCGTCCTCGGCGTCGGCGTCGGTTGGGCCCGGCAGGAGTTCGAGGCGCTCGGAGTCCCGTACCACCGGCGAGGCGCCCTCACCGACGAACACCTACAAGCCATGCGCGACGCCTGGCGCGACAGCGACGACTACGACACCGAACCCATCCCCCTCTGGGTCGGCGGCAACAGCGACGCCGGCATTCGTCGAGCCGTACGACTCGGAGACGCCTGGCACCCACTGCGCCTCACGCCCACCCAACTCACCGACGCAGCCGGACGCCTCGACGCCGTCGCCGCCGACCTGGGCCTCCCCAGGCCCGCGTTGGTGCCGCGCATCGCCCTCCAGGAAACCCGCACGCCGGTCACCGACCCGGGCCGGCTCGCCGGTGTCGGCACCATCGAGCAGATCACCGCCGACCTCGACCGGATCCGGCTGCTCGGCGCGGAGACGGTGGTGCTCGACCCGTTCAACGGAGACCTGACCGAGATCCGCCAGCCCGAACGCGCCTGGCGAACCCTCGCGGCCGTGGCCGCGTACGCCAAGAGCCAGGAGGACCGATGACGCCCGACGACGAACGACTTCTCCGCCGTGCCGTGCAGATCGCCGGCGAGGCCGGCGCATCCGGCGAACGGCCGTTCGGCTCGCTGCTCGCCGCCGCGGACGGAACCGTCCTGATCGAGGACCACAACACGGTGGTCTCCGACTCGGACATCACCGCCCACCCGGAACTGAAGCTGGCCCGGTGGGCCGCCCGGGAACTCGCCCCGGACGTGGCCGCCGACACCACCATGTACACCAGTTGCCAGCCCTGCCCGATGTGCGCGACCGCCATCGACCGCTCCGGCCTCGGCCGGGTGGTCTACGCCCTGTCCTCGGAGCAGTTCGATGAGGTCAAGCCGGCCACCCCTGCCCTGCCCCCGGTGCGCTACGAGGGGCCGGCACTCTTCGACGAGGCCCGCCGCCCGATTGACGACCACTACTGACCGATCGAGGCAGCAGGCTCCACTTTGTACGATCTGTCGCTCCGGTCAGTCGAACACGTCCCTGCCGTGCGGTAATTGACCGACAGCAATCACCGGGCACCTGCCCGGGGCTGTCTCGTCTCTCAGAGAGGAACGGGGATGCAAGGATCCTTGCGTAAGGCTGCCCTCGCAGCCGCTTTGTCGATCGCCGGTGTGGCGGGTGGGTTGGCCCTGGCGGCACCCGCGCACGCGCAGGTCGTCGAATCCGGTTCGGTCTCCTTCAGTGGCGACCCCGGCGACTACATCACCGGCGGTGACTCCTACTCGTACTCCACCGACGGCGGCGACCAACTCACGACGAACGGCTCGGTCGACAACAGCCGCGTGTCGGTCAGCATCAGCGGCTACAACGGCGACTGGTGGTCCGTGAACTTCGACGCGCCCGGCAGTGCGGCTCTGGCACCGGGCACGTACGAGAAAGCGACCCGCTACCCGTTCAACGGGGCCGGCCCCGGCCTCGACCTGTCCGGCAACGGGCGGGGCTGCAACGAGCTCACCGGCACCTTCACGGTCATCAACGCGGTGTTCGGCCCCAACGGCTACGTGCAGACCTTCGACGCCACCTTCGAGCAGCACTGCGAGGGCGGGACGCCGGCCGCCCGCGGCGAGGTGCACATCGCCAACCCGCCGCCGCCCGCGCAGCTGGAGCTCGAACTCGCCGTGGCGACCGACGGCATCGCCAACCGGGTGAACGGCAACGCGGTCCTGCACGGCACGGTGACCTGCAACGTGCCCGCCTCCGTGACGATGGACGGCACTGTCACCCAGGTCGTCAAGAAGGTGATCGTCCGCGGCAGCTTCTCCACCCACGTCACCTGCACCCCGGGCAGCCCGACCCCGTGGACGGCCGCCGCCGTCCCGGGCGGCACCACACCGTTCGCCAAGGGTCTGGCCGAGGCCGTCACCCAGGCCAACGGCTACGACACCGAGTACGACGAGTACGTCAGGGTGAGCGACACCACGACGGTGAAGCTCACCCGGTCCTGATCCGTCCACGCCTGGCGGCCGGCACGGCCCGGCCGCCAGGCGCCACGGTCACTCGACTGGGCCAGCCCTTCAGGTCGCCGCCCACGCCAGCTTCCTCGTAGGCCGAGACAGCAGTTGGCCCGGATGCCGTCGACCGACATCGACTCGATGATCAGCGCCGCGGGGGCACGAGTCGAAGAGATCCCCCGGGGATGGTCGGATAACCTGCACGGGTGCCTACACCGCTTCCGGCCGTGAGCCCGACTCGCCGGGGACTGTTGGCGGCGGCGACGCTGGTGATGCTCGGGTCGGGGG
This window harbors:
- a CDS encoding LLM class flavin-dependent oxidoreductase, encoding MQIGVNVPNFAPGTDPDVLRQWAQTVEGLGFDLLMVSDHIVVTPDVAEQYPAPFYEPFTTLSWLAGVTRRVRLGTTVLIVPYRHPLLTARMAANLNRLSGGRLVLGVGVGWARQEFEALGVPYHRRGALTDEHLQAMRDAWRDSDDYDTEPIPLWVGGNSDAGIRRAVRLGDAWHPLRLTPTQLTDAAGRLDAVAADLGLPRPALVPRIALQETRTPVTDPGRLAGVGTIEQITADLDRIRLLGAETVVLDPFNGDLTEIRQPERAWRTLAAVAAYAKSQEDR
- a CDS encoding nucleoside deaminase; its protein translation is MTPDDERLLRRAVQIAGEAGASGERPFGSLLAAADGTVLIEDHNTVVSDSDITAHPELKLARWAARELAPDVAADTTMYTSCQPCPMCATAIDRSGLGRVVYALSSEQFDEVKPATPALPPVRYEGPALFDEARRPIDDHY